The genomic stretch TTCTTCATgttatttatatacttttagAATATATACTTTTAGATTAATCAGTGAAATTAGGGATAACTTTAAGTTGAGATTTATCACAAAAGGAGATGCTGGTGTATGCTTAAGCAATTATTTCCTGTGGTCTCATCTTGTTAAGTAGCGCCtccaaaaattttaaaaatcacTCATTAATTGCTATACCATGCTTTATCACcggaaaaataaaataaggGTTTGAAAACACCAAAGGAACAGAAAGAATAACGAAACTCACTGCGTTTAGAAAGACTCTAGCAACTACGAAAAACTGAACTTATAGAAGTTCCCAcgttaattaatattaggaatatattaattttaaagtaATATGCTTTACACTTTTAATTAGGGTAAAGACAATGTgaatatttcaaagaaCATTAATAAAAGGTACCAATCTTCTATAGCTTCAAACTCTAAGtaaatcaaattttctCATTTTCGTAAGGAAAACCTTGGTTGTAAAATGCCATATCGATGTAGTATCTTTGTTATAGTTAGATGAAATATGGCATTTGAAGTCCAGTTAAAAACTTATAGCTACTACTTGAATCGACttctattttattcatgcaatttttatatttgaaattagttacattattatttaaccAATGTATTTAGAGTTGTTAATATCCTTGCAAACAAGGGatagaattaataaataaaatgctgcatctaataataaatcattatcaaagaaaaagtatatatataaagggGCCAATTATGAATCTTAAATTCGAATAAGTATATACAAAAGAGTTGTTTCCGAGCATTACTCCATTAAACATTGGATGCTTTTGAggaatgaattattttcagtAATCATTATATCATTTGGGATATGTGATTTGTTAAATGATTCTAATACGATATTTAGAATGTActtgataatgatgatattagATGCTGTGTTTTGGTCATCTTTGTTTTCAGAAGTAATAGACAATTGTAAGaaatcttcaaatatatttgtttgaGAATCTTGGTGATAAATATCCCAGTTTATGAATTCACTATCCACCAACTGATTGgcaaaattttcatttgtgCATGCTTTTGATAATTGATCATTATCTAGAGGAATGATTAATTCTTGGCGATACAACGAACCTGAAGTATATAAGATTGAAAGTATTGACCTTGCTTCAATAAATGATCTATCttcataatatttataaaatgttGGTTTAACTAACCAAAATTGTTGCCCCTTAACCATTGGTAGATATTTTGGAgttgatataatttttacatTTGTTTGCTTATAATTGATAACAGATGAGTCTACATTATCAATGTGATCGTTTTTGGTAGAATCAAATGGTAAATCTTGATAAATTGTTTCACATTCCCTAAGTTTAAAAGAacattttacaatttttaagGGATTCATTGAttgaatgaaattaatagaaCCTAACTCAAAAAATCTATCATTTTCAAGATTCTCTTCTGTAAAAAAGGGGACCGATGGTTCATCGTAAatcttaatattaaattctgAAGTATGCAATTTAATTGGTGTGTTTTTATTCAACTGTCTATATGGGAAAACGGCAAAACTATTCAAAGTACTTGATAACTCAttcattttattgaaaagaattattggTTCTTCTACTTCTCCAATTCTTCTCTTTAATAATCTTGggtttaaaatttcattcatATCTATATCTTCATTaatgtttaaaatatttccaaatgAAGAATCGAAAACCATTGGGTATGAGATAAgagatatttttaagaaCACATCtcttctattttatttgattcttTAACCAAACAGTCTTTGTAATCATCAAAAGATCTCTCTAAATGCGTGCAACTATCTATAAGACCAAAATCTTTGTCAATTCTTCTTAATTCTTCTTGGAAAtctgatattttttgaGGGATTTTATATCCACATATGGAGtataagaatttttaatttctaacCAATTATGatccaatattttaattgaataaaatatttttgtaattcatcattataatattaaatttcatttaaagtTAAATGACATTGATGCTCAGATAACCAAATTGAACTTAAAATTTTAGTCtgccaattttttttaatgatatcTGACTCTAACTGACCAATTTCTGATgaagttttgaaaaaagatgaaGTCTCAGATGTTTCATAAgcattataattatttgtatcaCAATCTAcatcaattaaaatattcctaatttggaataaattttaatcaGGAATTTGGAAAGAGCTTTCATCAGGGAGTTGATAAATGATATTTGATGTAGAAACTGAGTTTTTCTTGCAATATAGTCCGTGAATTACATCACcataatgataatttatattgtAAATATCCGAATCGTGAGATTCATCTCTAATCATGCTTGTAGCTTGATTATTGTATAGCCTTTAATTATTGTTCAGTAAATCCGAAGTTGTTAATATGAATTTTGTAGTAATTAGTtctgaatttgaatttgcatTCAATAGGATAGGATCGAATGGGGTAGTAATATAAGATTGtagattatttaaaaagttTGAAATGTTATAAGTTAGTaaatcttttgtattttggacaatatttaatttttttgggGTAATGATGAGAATTGATGACATAATTTTCTCTATATACAAGTTTTTCGATATCATAAATAggaattttatttgtattatttttcgCAAATTTTTGTGATTTGTGGTTCTTAGAGGTGAAATGAATAATCTTTTTCAGATTGTATGTTTCCTTTTCCAAAGTGTGACATAATATAAAGTTGGGTAAATTGTTAATGGTGTGTTGTTATCTCTCTTAGCAACGTGAATTTCCATTGATCTACTAGAAATTGTACACTTGTAACTGCTTATATAGAACACTTTTTTAATGAGTTTCCCCCACCAACATCTTTTTATACAGCAAATACATTTCCTCACAAGGAATAGATTTCAAACTCAAGTAAGAAATGAGGCTCATACATAAGTACAAAATCATCAACTTAATCAACTGGCTCTTATAGATGAGCAAAACAGTGGGTGTAGATTAAACAGAACAAGACATAGATATCCTATAAAGATGAGCACATAACCCATACCTAGTTTTCCCCACAGAAATAGCATTCGCACTTTACAATACGTCATCTCAACCATCCTCATTACCTTTGTCCTATCTACCTCAGATCCCATGTACTGATCATTTAAGCATTTGCAATCGCCAATCTGGTTGATTATAGTAAGAGATTCTGATTACTATaagtaataaaaagagGGTGCCTACCTACATTCAAATAATGCTCCCCCTGTTCCACTTCTCCCCTTCTCCACTGTTTCTCTGCCATGCAAATCTTAGTTGCACATTCCCGATCGAGTTTTTCTCGGATTTTGACCAAGTAAGTACAGCAACGTGGTGTCAAGGTGTATTCAAACATACAACATACAATGGTCATCGTTGCATGAACGGTGTCAttgttgaatatttatGGTCTTTATACATAAAGTAGTAGAGGTATCGTTTAGGGAAAGAGATACCGTATAACACAAAACACCTGGACcaataaaaattacaattggAAATTTCATTCGCCGCCAATGTTGCAGGATAAAGGCTAATGCTGTGATAGGAAGTTATCAATCTTCGAAAGAAAAGAAACCTAGATCTTGAAAGCGGAGAGTAAGTATACATAGGTTGCAGTGGATTTCACGAATTTTACTAAACTAAATCGTAAAAAACACAAGCGTTTACTGATATTTTTTGCAAATACGCTTcacaatttaataaatctcccagaaatatattttgtgTTTGAACGATTAAGAAAGTTAGGTTAAAACAGGTAACCAGTAGAATGCTATTGAAAACACAAGGttttatcaataaaatGCTAAGGCCTTAGACTATTTTCTCttgtattaattaataGTTGATTCAGTATATCGTTCTAGTCgctgttatttttttatccgAATACAACATTGACTTTCTCATATTTTTGATTAGAAATGTACATTCCCTATACCTGAATAAATACTTGCAAGTGGTAAAAAAACAATCGATTTACATAAATTAATCCAGTTCTCTTAAAATTCAAGGTAAAAAAAGTCCGACTGTGACAATTCTTAATCTGTAGTGGGTTTCCAAGAGTGAATTATACAGTGGAACTCGGAAAATACTCCTTTTCATACCAGTAGGACTATAGCTATCCTTGAACTAACCTCAATGTTGATGCTTTTTTGAGTTCGGGGGCCGATTATCGCCATTCTTCATTATAAACCTTGCTCAGAATGATACTTACCGAATATGGTTATATTTGTCGCTCCGATTGACGTTTCAGAAAACTTGTTTCCCAAATAGGATATAATCGGAGTTTTTGGCCTTTGAAGGGGAAAGAGACGTGAATTTGGAACAATACATCCCAGTGTAGAAAAATTTGTGGCGGCAGCagcaaaattatttttcctCTCCAGATACTAAAGTGGATGGCGAGGGAGGGTAATTATGATATAGATTCAGGGGTAGAgcaaaatattcatttagGAATGATACTAtatgtaaaaaaaagggGGTTAGagataattattttacataaagaaaaatgattttCATACCTACACAGATTCTGATTCGACGGCGTAAGTCATCTCCTTCAGTATCCAGctacatatatatatagcaCGGTTCAACTAGACGGTAGGTAAAGTAACTTTTAATACTCTAGCATTCTATATCTTGCTATATTTGTATGGCATTATGTAGCAAAACCATTAATGATTGGAAGAACTTTttctataaataaaaatttaaattattaatcaacTTACGACTAGAAtgctaattttttttattttttttgtgaGCACAATGAAGTAGAAATTATATACCCCTCATTATCTGTGTTGAATACGCATTAGTAGCAAACCATTTCAAGAATAAGCCGAAATATTCTTCAGAGTATATTTGACTGCATGTTGGAGATTTTTGTAAAACGTTCTTTTAATGAACATGCACTTGTCTTTCAAAATCGGTAGGTTTCattttaatgattcaaaGCAAATGTTCAAAGCATACGCATTTTCTCTTCACCCCCAATGAATATATTAGCAATTGATCTAAATGATTGAAATCCACCAATAATCTTAAATTGTCGTTACAAATTCGCAAATGTCTCAATATAATTGTATATACCACTACGTAACTTTGTAGACACTGTACAAATGGTTaacatttcttttttttaacctTTATATTGTCCTACTGTAAAGGTTTTATTcattcttcattatctgACATTCCCCTTTCGACTATACTTGATCAAAATGGGAATCTTAAACTCAGGTGCATTGTTTTTATAGCAATTggatataattaatttactatttttaataattgtataCGTATCCACATCACGGATTTACCTAATATGACGTGTTCGAAGAGTTATTCCGTAATAAGCttcaagaaaaagaaataaaaaataaaaataaatttttttgtttgacCTACACAGAATTCTATCAAGAAGTACTATTTCATAGTTCACATGATTTTGTTTATTGagtaataatgaattagcTAGAATGTTTTTCTTAGACATTAGTTTAACACGTTTTTACTGTAGTCATCCATAAATGTGTATGCTATCACTTTCGTACGAGATATgaacaagaagaagaaaagcTTAAAAATATGGTTTAATTTGCCTTCAATCATGATCCTTGTGAATAATGTGGTTGAAGACTCAGAAAATTAAACAGTCATGACTACTCAACGGTTATCAGCATGTCAGCGTTTTGAATATATGTACATTACtggtaataaattatcttattacagataaaaatgataaaaactAGGTGAGTTATTAAATGCTACTAGAAACCTACGAAAGCTACCACCATTACAGTACAGAATAACGTACGAATCCGTGGTAAACTAGACAAATAACCATGAGACACGGTCttcaaattaaataatacaaacCTTCTTTTAATCTCTGATTCTTAGCTTTTTATCCATTTTTAAGGaaatattttccttttcatTCTGAAACTGCAaactttatatatatcttaaTGAGATGACTTGCAGAAAGAGGTAAAATTCGTCGATGCCTGCTTGAATCGAATCAAGTAATACCgttaaaatttctttattattccAAAGGAATTGGGGTGAGTGTAAGAAACACCAGGAGGCATTGAAGGAATTTGAATACTGTTTAAGGACTCTCCGGCGTAGCCCTGGTggttattaaaaaaatgatattcgGTTTTAATCTCGGCcgaagaagaaattatagtaaatattttagtaGTAACTTCCGCTAAGAAATCTGGTAGGATGCATATTTGTACAGAAACGTAATATGGGTAAAGTAATCATTCATCCACCACCTTTGTAAGAAATTTTgcatttgaattagaataaGGCTATGTATGTATGGCTAGGTAACATACCTTTCATATTTTTGCTGTATACGGTGAGGGATGACGCCAAACTCAATAGTCACTGCCTTCATTAATACTTCTTTAGGAATAGTGATATCCAACATGCATCATAACTAATCAAGATGTACTGATAACTCTAGTAAATAAGCCAACAGCCCTGGCGAAAATCTCgaattagataaaaaaagagaaaagaaaaagcaAAACATTGAAGTTTGATTGAATTTTTGGAAGCTacctattttttttaaagttcatgaatgtaaatatttggaGATGGATTGAGTATATAATAgcattaaaatattctaaaaaacCAGAATTCTCACAATGTCTAGAATgtaacaacaacagcaacgACTCTTCCGATACAAGGCAAGCCAGCAGTCTACAGATAGTACGGGAATTATCAAACATCCAACTATTAGTacaatgaaaaaagaatcCTTTATCACACTACCTTACCTATTATCAACCGTAGCATGTTTTGAGAATAATGACGCTTTCCAGGATAAAGTATTAAGAttagatataaataaattttacGGGGATtctaaattcaatttagGCTCCgaaattgatgaagatatttcCACACCTTCTGCCAGATTAGTTAAGAGAGAGGATGGTCATGAAATCATTGAAATACAAAACCAACAAGCTTTTTATTCGGTAGATTTAATGCTTGGAACACCACCTCAAAAAGTTACTGTGCTTGTCGATACCGGTTCTTCCGATTTGTGGGTTACTGGAAACAACAATCCATATTGTATCGATGGAACCAGTTCCAAAGCTGTGTCTTCTAATATAGAAGATGATAGTCAAACTAAAAATCCTATTTCAAAAGTTGTAGGAACTACTATTAATAagattagaaaatatttttctcatAATCTACCAGACTTATCTTTCCTAGAAGATTCGGGAAGTGggaaatataattcttctCAACTTAAAGATGTTACACCTCAAGACGCGCATATCGATTGTTCAACTTACGGTACTTTTGATCCATCTAAATCATCAACTTTTGTTTCAAACGATACAAATTTTATGATTAGATATGGTGACCGTACATTTGCATCTGGTACTTGGGGCCGTGACTCAATTGAGTTTTCCgatcatttgaatttgactGACTTTTCCTTTGGTGTGGCTGATCTTACAAATTCAACAATAAGCGTTTTAGGTATGGGTTTACCAAGATTGGAAGTTACATATTCGGGCTTGTCGTTGGATAGATCACCATATACTTACGCAAATTTCCCAATGGCTTTAAAACAATCTGGTTTAATTGATCGTATGGTGTATTCtttgtatttaaataaagcTGGTGCAAGTACTGGTTCTGTTCTATTCGGGGCTGTTGATCATTCCAAATACCATGGTTCGTTGAATACTATTCCTTTAATTAGTTTATCTGGATCTGGTATTCCAATTGCATTTAATGTGGCTTTACAAGGTCTTGGCATGTCAAGTGATTCTCAGGGAACTCAAACATTTTTGTCCACACCTCTTCCTGCTTTATTAGATTCAGGTACTACTATGACTTATTTACCAGATGCGTTGGTTGCTACGGTAGCAAGTACGTTGGGTGCATCATTTGATGAAGCTCAAGGATTGTATCTTTTAGACTGTCCATCAGGTTCTGATGATAGGGAATtcaattttgattttggaggatttcaaatttcagtacctttatcaaattttattttagaaGCTCTACCTGATGTTTGTGTACTTACACTCTTTGAAAGTCATGCTGAACGTGCCATACTTGGTGATTCTTTTTTAACAGAAGCTTATGTTGTTtatgatttagaaaatcttgaaatttcaatggCACAAGCAAGgtatgatgatgataatgacagcgatattgaaaaatacaatGCCGATAACAAGGTCTTACTTGAAGTGGTAACCTCCAATATTCCAAGTGCTAATCAAGCTCCAGGGTATTCCTCCACATTAATCAATAGATCCACCATTCAGCCAAGTGGAAATATGTATGCCGTATCTAACGCTACAGCAACAGGAGGGCCTAGTGCTGGAAATGCTACCCAATCATCGACTTACTCCAATGTTGCAACGACAAATGATGTGAGTAGCACATCTTCTATCCAGTCACAAGCCACGGCCACTACAGGGTCAACAAGTTCAACCAGCCGCAGTCGTGGGTTGGCTAATAATCTTGTCCCAAATTGCTATACCATAGCAACTGCTTTcaatctattattattacttttatAAGCAAAGTATTTTACTATGTTTTTATATCATATTCAATTATAGTATACTAAATACCCCTACATAAATATATGCATTCTTGTACGAAAATGAAatacatatttattaatttctttgcTTAAAGGTGTTCATAATTATTTctcaaaaataattaagaGCAGTTAATAAAACTTAGAAAAacttaaaatataaatgtCCTCCTACAGCTGTTCTACACTGGAGAAAAGTTATTGTACGTCTTAAATTTGTAAAACGGTTAAAAACACGATATGTTGCGTTtcctttaaaaattaagatAGTTGAAGGATATTACTTCCAATGGAGTAAAAAAAGTGCTGACTTCAGCTTATATTGCTcttctaaaattttcagttttactgtaatgaaaattaaGACAGTACTGCTCTAAGTGCTCCAACTacaattctttaatatgtTAGcctatttcaataaatcttATATTGtccattatttaattgttcaaaattagtaatttaataatttaacaatatttttgtaaatcttCTGCTTGATATTCTATTCTGTCTCAATTTTTATGGTGCAAAAAGATGTACACTATGTGAGTATTATTGAATACATCGTAATTTGCTAAATATTAAGGTGATATCATATACTATTTAATAGTAAGATTATTCTCTTTTAGCTGTAGCAATGTTCATTAGGTATTgagaaataatttataaaagaaaattttttcaagattGGAACATTTCATgcaaattgaaaattaaagcattattttaaataattaatatttttatatagcAAAATTATACGTGTCTattcttaataaaattactaatataaaaattagcACAATTCTCAAAGAAAGCttaagtaaaaaaaatccatAAAAGTATATCATTAGAATAGTTTATTCACACTTAATATCCCACCATGCTGTGAAAATCTGATGAAcaactttttatttaattgctAACTATGTTATAGTCAATTCAGGTACTGTTAGCACACTTTCATTCATTAGATTGATAAGCTAATGTATTCTCAAACATAAGTATTTTTTGGATCGAACCATTATTTTCAGTTAGTAAAGTCAGGAGCGTCTTTCCTTGTCAATTGATTCTACACAATTTAGAGTAAATGtaattcaatatctttGAGCCTGCCTTTTCATTTCAATTGAGTAAACAAACTTATAATACTTGTATATTAATGGTCCTCAGTAGTTCAatagttattatttcagtttctaataatacatCCTTCATCTTATTAGTATCAACACTTtgtttctaaaaataagtCACTGCTTCCTAATTCGAAAGAAACTCAGCATTAAGCCTTTCCTGTTTAGATCACATTCTTGGTTTATACGGGAATGTCTGTGGAGCAAATGACGGATTTAGAAATCTGACATTTAATACTACTAAGAAATAATCTCGCGCTGGTTACTGATTTAAAATCTGACTCTATGTAAAAAAATGCAATGGATGGTTATTAAGGCGGCTAGTGTTTACTACCTTTAAAAGAGCAAGcaataaattaaaacaattaagCATTTCGCCATATATAAAGAGCTGTATGCTTCTATTATCATAATGCCATGTTTAAGGTGGAAGAAATAATCAAGAAAACATACTCTTCTTTCTGTCATTTACATTAGAGCAATCTAGCCTAAAGTTAccaaaaaacaaaaattatataaaatgcAATACAAACAAACATTATCTGTTGCTGCACTAGCTTCAACTGCCTTAGCTGCTTACAAACCAAACGAACCATGGTCTACTTTAACGCCAACTGCAACTTATTCGAATGCATTAACTGATTATACTGGTTCTTTTGGTATTGCAGTTGTTCCATTAGCAACAACTGCATCCTCTTCAGATGCCAAGGCTAAGAGAGATGCTGTTTCCCAAATTGGAGATGGCCAAATCCAAGCTGCTACTACTACCGCTTCCACCATTGCTCCAAAGAAAAGCACAGCTGCTGCTGTCTCTCAAATTGGTGATGGCCAAATCCAAGCCACTACCAAGACTGAAGCTCCAAAGAAAAGCACAGCCGCTGCTGTCTCTCAAATTGGTGATGGCCAAATTCAAGCCACTACTAACACCGttttaacaaaagaaaGTGCTGCTGCAGTTTCCCAAATTGGCGATGGTCAAATTCAAGCTACTACTAAAGCTCAAGCTCCAAAAAGCACAGCTGCTGCCGTGTCTCAAATAGGCGATGGACAAATTCAAGCTACCACAAGAAAAACTACTACCTTAGACGGCAAAACCTTCACACCTTCTGTTACTGAAGATGGCTCTAAAACTGCCTCTACTTCTTCAGCTCAAAGCTCTCCAGCTGATGAAGATTCCTTCTTCCAAGCTGAAGCTTGTAAGAACAATGGTACATTATCTATgactttaaaaaatggtaTTTTAACTGATATTAAAGGCAGAGTTGGTTCTATTGTAGCTAACAGACAATTCCAATTTGATGGTCCACCACCACAAGCTGGTGCTATTTATGCTGCCGGTTGGTCTATTACCCCAGAAGGTAACTTAGCTATTGGTTCTAATGATGTCTTCTACCAATGTTTATCTGGTAATTTCTACAATTTATATGATGAAAGTCAAGGCAAACAATGTCAAAAAGTTTATTTACAAGCTATTGAATTAGTGAACTGTTAAATTTGATCCTATTAGCTTTTTGCATTTTCTcctaattttaatttttgttttcccTGCTgcattcaaattttaattcatgtCTTTTATGATCTTATTCACTTTTTCcttatttcaataaacaTTTATATTCTATATCATTTGGATAATGTAGTAACATTATTTGcctttaatttatatactttGTAACATAATTCTAACCAATAGATTCTCATATTTACAGATCCTATTTTGccatttcaaattattgtGTGTATTTTTTACAAAACTTTTCAATAACTCCACTTCGTATATTAACGTAGTTATAATATTGAACTCAGAGAAAACCTTAATTTGAGTTTCATAGAGCCACAATTCTTAACAAATTTTACTCAAGTTACATGTTCATGATTATAATAGACCAGTTAGATTGGAATTGTAAACataattattcttttctttaatcttACGTAATCCATTTTCTACTTAATCCAGTGATTTTGCCTCACAAactttttttgatttcaCATACACAACTCGGCTTTATTTAGAGATTCCATAATTAGTTTCTgccaataatattatcaatttattgtatatgtataaaaaaaagttatcaATAAGCAATTACATAaggatattatttttttgtcatTAGACTTTACAGC from Henningerozyma blattae CBS 6284 chromosome 4, complete genome encodes the following:
- the TBLA0D00130 gene encoding uncharacterized protein, whose product is MVFDSSFGNILNINEDIDMNEILNPRLLKRRIGEVEEPIILFNKMNELSSTLNSFAVFPYRQLNKNTPIKLHTSEFNIKIYDEPSVPFFTEENLENDRFFELGSINFIQSMNPLKIVKCSFKLRECETIYQDLPFDSTKNDHIDNVDSSVINYKQTNVKIISTPKYLPMVKGQQFWLVKPTFYKYYEDRSFIEARSILSILYTSGSLYRQELIIPLDNDQLSKACTNENFANQLVDSEFINWDIYHQDSQTNIFEDFLQLSITSENKDDQNTASNIIIIKYILNIVLESFNKSHIPNDIMITENNSFLKSIQCLME
- the TBLA0D00140 gene encoding pepsin-like aspartic protease, with the protein product MKKESFITLPYLLSTVACFENNDAFQDKVLRLDINKFYGDSKFNLGSEIDEDISTPSARLVKREDGHEIIEIQNQQAFYSVDLMLGTPPQKVTVLVDTGSSDLWVTGNNNPYCIDGTSSKAVSSNIEDDSQTKNPISKVVGTTINKIRKYFSHNLPDLSFLEDSGSGKYNSSQLKDVTPQDAHIDCSTYGTFDPSKSSTFVSNDTNFMIRYGDRTFASGTWGRDSIEFSDHLNLTDFSFGVADLTNSTISVLGMGLPRLEVTYSGLSLDRSPYTYANFPMALKQSGLIDRMVYSLYLNKAGASTGSVLFGAVDHSKYHGSLNTIPLISLSGSGIPIAFNVALQGLGMSSDSQGTQTFLSTPLPALLDSGTTMTYLPDALVATVASTLGASFDEAQGLYLLDCPSGSDDREFNFDFGGFQISVPLSNFILEALPDVCVLTLFESHAERAILGDSFLTEAYVVYDLENLEISMAQARYDDDNDSDIEKYNADNKVLLEVVTSNIPSANQAPGYSSTLINRSTIQPSGNMYAVSNATATGGPSAGNATQSSTYSNVATTNDVSSTSSIQSQATATTGSTSSTSRSRGLANNLVPNCYTIATAFNLLLLLL
- the TBLA0D00150 gene encoding uncharacterized protein — translated: MQYKQTLSVAALASTALAAYKPNEPWSTLTPTATYSNALTDYTGSFGIAVVPLATTASSSDAKAKRDAVSQIGDGQIQAATTTASTIAPKKSTAAAVSQIGDGQIQATTKTEAPKKSTAAAVSQIGDGQIQATTNTVLTKESAAAVSQIGDGQIQATTKAQAPKSTAAAVSQIGDGQIQATTRKTTTLDGKTFTPSVTEDGSKTASTSSAQSSPADEDSFFQAEACKNNGTLSMTLKNGILTDIKGRVGSIVANRQFQFDGPPPQAGAIYAAGWSITPEGNLAIGSNDVFYQCLSGNFYNLYDESQGKQCQKVYLQAIELVNC